A window of the Streptomyces formicae genome harbors these coding sequences:
- the crcB gene encoding fluoride efflux transporter CrcB produces MAAVSAGGALGASARYGMSLAWPSVWAIFTVNVVGCALIGVLMVLVSEREVVTSPLARPFLGVGVLGGFTTFSTYALDVAKLLERHQLALAVAYGAGTVAGALAAVWLGAWLTRRVVAFARRRGRGA; encoded by the coding sequence ATCGCGGCGGTTTCCGCCGGAGGGGCGCTGGGCGCGTCCGCGCGCTACGGCATGTCGCTCGCCTGGCCTTCGGTGTGGGCGATCTTCACCGTCAACGTGGTCGGGTGCGCCCTCATCGGCGTGCTGATGGTGCTGGTGAGCGAGCGCGAGGTGGTCACGAGCCCGCTGGCGCGGCCGTTCCTCGGAGTCGGGGTGCTGGGCGGGTTCACGACGTTCTCGACGTACGCCCTCGACGTGGCGAAGCTGCTGGAGCGTCACCAGCTCGCGCTGGCAGTGGCGTACGGCGCCGGAACGGTCGCCGGCGCGCTGGCGGCGGTGTGGCTGGGCGCGTGGCTCACCCGACGGGTGGTGGCGTTCGCGCGGCGACGGGGACGCGGTGCCTGA
- a CDS encoding DUF3631 domain-containing protein — MTPSIDGAALLDQVEAFHRRFNVFPTEHAYVAVTLWDAHAHLIDALDGTARIAFLSPEPGSGKSRALEIIETLTPRAATTVNASANALFRLVAADAGTPTLLFDEIDTVFGPKAGGNEEVRGFLNSGYRRGAKSLRCVGEGSDQKAGWFDSFCAVAMAGLGSLPDTILTRSVIIRMRKKAPNEKCEPYRRRVHEKQGHVLRDKLAEWTATIHDQIADAWPQMPEGVTDRPADVWEPLLAVADAAGGHWPERARAACIALIKAASEGDQASLGVKLLTDLRDRVFCGVDRMPTAAILEVLLQLDDAPWSDLSEDGQSSKPLTARALSKLLSQYVRPDNTPIKPRGIRVGSTTPKGYYAEDLADAWTRYCPPPPGESATPATPATPQVNEGESVADTPSESRHTSTETDTRQLRIVG; from the coding sequence ATGACCCCCAGCATTGACGGGGCCGCGCTGCTCGATCAGGTGGAAGCCTTCCACCGCCGGTTCAATGTCTTCCCCACCGAACACGCCTACGTCGCCGTCACCCTGTGGGACGCACACGCCCACCTGATCGACGCGCTCGACGGCACCGCCCGCATCGCCTTCCTCTCCCCGGAACCCGGGTCGGGTAAGTCACGCGCGCTGGAGATCATCGAGACACTCACCCCCAGGGCGGCGACCACCGTCAACGCCTCTGCCAACGCCCTGTTCCGGCTCGTGGCGGCCGATGCGGGAACGCCGACGCTGCTCTTCGACGAGATCGACACCGTCTTCGGCCCCAAGGCCGGCGGGAACGAAGAAGTCCGCGGGTTCCTCAACTCCGGCTACCGGCGCGGCGCCAAGTCCCTGCGCTGCGTCGGAGAAGGCTCCGACCAAAAGGCAGGTTGGTTCGACTCGTTCTGCGCGGTCGCGATGGCCGGACTCGGGTCGCTGCCCGACACGATCCTGACCAGGTCGGTCATCATCCGCATGCGCAAGAAGGCCCCCAACGAGAAGTGCGAGCCCTACCGGCGCCGCGTCCACGAGAAGCAGGGCCACGTCCTGCGGGACAAGCTCGCGGAGTGGACCGCCACCATCCATGACCAGATCGCGGACGCGTGGCCGCAGATGCCTGAAGGTGTCACCGACCGGCCCGCGGACGTGTGGGAGCCCCTGCTCGCCGTCGCGGATGCAGCCGGCGGGCACTGGCCCGAGCGGGCCCGCGCCGCGTGCATCGCGCTCATCAAGGCCGCATCCGAGGGCGATCAAGCCTCCCTCGGGGTCAAGCTGCTCACCGATCTGCGGGACCGAGTGTTCTGCGGCGTCGACCGGATGCCCACCGCCGCCATCCTGGAAGTTCTCCTCCAGCTCGACGACGCGCCCTGGTCCGACCTGAGCGAGGACGGACAAAGCAGCAAGCCACTCACCGCACGGGCCCTGTCCAAGCTCCTGAGCCAGTACGTCCGCCCCGACAACACCCCCATCAAGCCCCGCGGCATCCGGGTCGGCAGCACCACCCCGAAGGGCTACTACGCGGAGGACCTCGCCGACGCCTGGACCCGCTACTGCCCCCCTCCCCCCGGAGAATCCGCAACACCCGCAACACCCGCAACACCGCAGGTCAACGAGGGTGAATCTGTGGCGGATACCCCTTCCGAGAGCCGCCACACGTCCACGGAAACCGACACACGCCAACTCCGAATCGTCGGCTGA
- a CDS encoding helix-turn-helix domain-containing protein, translating to MSTTLPTTHEALTVPEVMSALRLSRFKVYDLIRSGELRSFTIGRARRIPADALRMFIEDQHKEAA from the coding sequence GTGAGCACCACCCTGCCCACCACTCACGAGGCGCTGACGGTCCCAGAAGTCATGAGCGCTCTGCGGCTGAGCCGCTTCAAGGTCTACGACCTCATCCGCTCCGGGGAACTCCGGAGCTTCACCATCGGTCGCGCTCGCCGGATACCCGCCGACGCGCTGCGCATGTTCATCGAAGACCAGCACAAGGAGGCTGCGTAG
- a CDS encoding tyrosine-type recombinase/integrase: MGMAYVTTASGQRKRKFVYGKTWDEAHAKLVELHAMEHSGVPIPDTNATVSEYLVYWLAEEVRPNRRPKTYQGYESVVRTHLLPGLGKKKIRTLRAQEVRAWINRVRAECQCCKHGRDAQRKKPVCCAAGNCCKATLSPRMVQFMHAVLRNALQHAVREELIVRNAAKLVQVTTPSYGTGQGLSASMARLVLKELREHRLYALYVLAMTLGMRRGELLGLHWTSVDLDKGTLTVATNLQRVGGELRIVQPKTRTSERTLPLPPMTLEALREHQERQAQERAAAGMEWKEHGLVFPSQIGTPYEPDNLRRSWGPVRRKFGLTHRFHDLRHTCVTLLLDLGAPPHVVMQIAGHSALDVTMGVYAHASLDEKRRALERLNEALS, translated from the coding sequence ATGGGAATGGCCTACGTCACCACTGCGTCCGGCCAGCGGAAACGGAAGTTCGTCTACGGCAAGACCTGGGACGAAGCACACGCGAAGCTGGTCGAGTTGCACGCGATGGAGCACAGCGGCGTCCCGATCCCGGACACCAACGCCACTGTGAGCGAGTACCTCGTCTACTGGCTCGCTGAGGAGGTTCGACCGAATCGCCGCCCCAAGACATACCAGGGGTACGAGAGCGTCGTCCGTACCCACCTCCTTCCGGGGCTGGGTAAGAAGAAGATCCGGACACTGCGGGCGCAAGAGGTGAGGGCGTGGATCAACCGCGTCCGGGCGGAGTGTCAGTGCTGCAAGCATGGACGGGACGCGCAACGGAAGAAGCCCGTGTGCTGTGCGGCGGGGAACTGCTGCAAGGCGACGCTGTCGCCGCGGATGGTGCAGTTCATGCACGCCGTGCTGCGCAACGCCCTCCAGCACGCGGTTCGGGAGGAGCTGATCGTGAGGAACGCGGCCAAGCTCGTACAGGTCACGACTCCGTCGTACGGGACGGGCCAGGGATTGTCCGCCTCCATGGCCAGGCTCGTGCTCAAAGAGCTGCGCGAACACCGCCTGTACGCGCTTTACGTCCTGGCTATGACGCTCGGGATGCGGCGCGGTGAGCTGCTGGGCCTCCACTGGACGTCCGTCGACCTGGACAAGGGCACGTTGACCGTCGCCACGAACCTCCAGAGGGTCGGTGGTGAACTACGGATCGTGCAGCCGAAGACGCGCACCTCGGAAAGGACGCTGCCGCTCCCGCCGATGACTCTTGAGGCCCTGCGGGAGCACCAGGAGCGGCAGGCGCAGGAGCGTGCGGCGGCCGGCATGGAGTGGAAGGAGCACGGGCTGGTCTTCCCCTCGCAGATCGGCACGCCGTACGAGCCGGACAACCTCCGTCGGAGCTGGGGCCCAGTCCGCCGGAAGTTCGGGCTGACGCACCGCTTCCATGATCTGCGGCACACCTGTGTGACGCTGTTGCTCGACCTCGGGGCACCTCCGCACGTCGTGATGCAGATCGCCGGTCACAGCGCCCTGGACGTAACCATGGGCGTCTACGCTCACGCCTCGCTCGACGAGAAGCGGCGGGCCCTGGAGCGGCTGAACGAGGCACTGTCGTGA
- a CDS encoding metallopeptidase family protein has product MLEMTREEFEELVAEALDRIPPELTRLMDNVAVFVEDEPSADDPELLGLYEGTPLTDRGEWYAGVLPDRITIYRGPTLRICETREEVVEETEITVVHEIAHHFGIDDERLHALGYG; this is encoded by the coding sequence GTGCTGGAGATGACGCGCGAGGAGTTCGAGGAACTGGTCGCCGAGGCGCTGGACCGGATCCCGCCGGAGCTGACGCGGCTGATGGACAACGTCGCGGTGTTCGTCGAGGACGAACCGTCCGCCGACGATCCCGAGCTGCTCGGGCTGTACGAAGGGACGCCGCTGACCGACCGCGGGGAGTGGTACGCCGGCGTTCTGCCGGACCGGATCACGATCTACCGGGGTCCGACGCTCCGGATCTGCGAGACGCGTGAGGAAGTGGTCGAGGAGACCGAGATCACGGTGGTCCATGAGATCGCCCACCACTTCGGGATCGACGACGAGCGGCTGCACGCGCTCGGGTACGGGTGA
- a CDS encoding bifunctional DNA primase/polymerase, giving the protein MTYDARSALLRAALDAAERGWHVIPLRPGDKRPAGHAEKHCPGTDRCADGHRTPEQRATTDAELLATAWALRPYNVGIATGPSGLLVVDLDMLKPEEPKGTPDGVTNFQALCERAGQAVPDTYRVRTARGGEHLYFTQPPGVRLHSTAGRLAKKIDTRGWGGYVVAPGSTTPDGTYTVLDDHAPAVLPEWLHEALKPRQRPAPGGAVPVTTRTGGYAAAALRGEVDNVAKAADGTRNATLLRAARALGRLVASGDLDRGEVEEALSRAAAGNATQSHRYYDDVIARGLDWSIAHNPASGRAA; this is encoded by the coding sequence ATGACCTATGACGCACGGTCCGCGCTGCTGCGTGCAGCGCTGGACGCCGCGGAACGCGGCTGGCACGTCATCCCTCTGAGGCCCGGCGACAAGCGGCCCGCTGGGCACGCGGAGAAGCATTGCCCCGGCACCGACCGGTGTGCAGATGGCCACAGGACACCCGAGCAGCGCGCCACCACCGATGCCGAGCTGCTGGCCACCGCGTGGGCACTGCGGCCCTACAACGTCGGTATTGCCACCGGCCCGTCCGGGCTGCTCGTGGTCGACCTGGACATGCTCAAGCCTGAAGAGCCGAAAGGAACGCCTGACGGCGTCACCAACTTCCAGGCGCTCTGCGAGCGCGCCGGGCAGGCCGTCCCCGACACCTACCGGGTGCGGACCGCGCGCGGCGGGGAGCACCTGTACTTCACTCAACCGCCCGGCGTCCGGCTGCACTCCACCGCTGGACGGCTGGCGAAGAAGATCGACACCCGGGGCTGGGGCGGCTACGTCGTCGCCCCCGGCAGTACCACTCCGGACGGCACGTACACGGTCCTGGACGACCATGCCCCCGCCGTGCTGCCCGAATGGCTGCACGAGGCTTTGAAGCCCCGCCAACGGCCTGCCCCGGGTGGCGCGGTGCCGGTCACGACCCGGACGGGCGGGTACGCCGCGGCGGCGCTGCGGGGCGAGGTGGACAACGTGGCCAAGGCCGCGGATGGCACCCGCAACGCCACGCTGCTGCGGGCCGCGCGCGCTCTCGGGCGGCTGGTGGCGTCCGGCGACCTCGACCGCGGGGAGGTTGAGGAGGCTCTTAGTAGGGCGGCAGCGGGCAACGCCACCCAGTCTCACCGCTACTACGACGACGTCATCGCACGTGGGCTGGACTGGTCGATCGCCCACAACCCGGCCAGCGGGAGGGCGGCATGA
- a CDS encoding metallophosphoesterase family protein: protein MASAREARERLRALLTRTRRRTPAPTGSPTGALAPAPHPCARATGLVAVVLLGAWLGLLIVGSVRTPVGPMDTSMTLRPSLSGGTKINVSPLGALELDSHTAPIRLDVDVDRLDPVRSQALVEHPERISGLQDEITQDVTAGTRDLALRSCVAVVAGATALGLAVYRSPRRALTAGGLALALLAASGTSAYATWNPKSVLEPKFSGLLSSAPSVVGNARSIVTEFDVYQKELARLVTNVTKLYDATSTLPVYQPDPATMRVLHVSDIHLNPAAWHIIGSLVEQYDIDVIIDSGDTMDHGTAAENTFLDPIPDLGAPYVWVRGNHDSPATQRYLQGLKNVHVLDEGRAVTVAGLRVAGTGDPQFTPDRSVVAQGDPAERMAGIRLASALHDQRRAGTPVDIAVAHNPVAARETDGAVPLALAGHVHHRETELLPLGTRLKIEGSTGGGGLRAVQNDEPEKVRASVLYLDRTTRTLQAWDEITLGGLGLTTAEVSRHLATEPAPDSPPPTPRPSPAP, encoded by the coding sequence ATGGCCAGCGCTCGTGAAGCCCGTGAACGGCTCCGTGCCCTCCTCACCCGCACCCGACGCCGCACCCCCGCCCCCACCGGATCCCCCACCGGCGCCCTCGCCCCCGCCCCGCATCCCTGTGCCCGCGCGACCGGACTGGTCGCCGTCGTCCTACTGGGCGCCTGGCTGGGGCTGCTGATCGTCGGATCCGTCCGTACGCCCGTCGGGCCCATGGACACCAGCATGACCCTCCGCCCGTCCCTCTCCGGCGGCACGAAGATCAACGTCTCCCCGCTCGGCGCCCTCGAACTCGACTCCCACACCGCGCCCATCCGCCTCGACGTCGACGTCGACCGGCTCGACCCGGTCCGCTCCCAGGCCCTGGTCGAGCATCCGGAGCGGATCTCCGGCCTCCAGGACGAGATCACCCAGGACGTCACGGCCGGCACCCGCGACCTCGCCCTGCGCTCCTGCGTCGCCGTCGTCGCCGGCGCCACCGCTCTCGGCCTCGCGGTCTACCGCAGCCCGCGCCGGGCCCTCACGGCGGGCGGCCTCGCACTCGCACTGCTGGCGGCGTCCGGCACCAGCGCGTACGCGACCTGGAACCCGAAGTCGGTCCTGGAGCCGAAGTTCTCCGGCCTCCTGTCCTCGGCGCCTTCGGTCGTGGGCAACGCCCGCTCGATCGTCACCGAATTCGACGTCTACCAGAAGGAGTTGGCGCGTCTCGTTACCAATGTGACGAAGCTGTACGACGCGACCTCCACGCTCCCCGTCTACCAGCCGGACCCGGCGACGATGCGTGTCCTGCACGTCTCCGACATCCACCTGAACCCGGCCGCGTGGCACATCATCGGCTCGCTCGTGGAGCAGTACGACATCGACGTCATCATCGACTCCGGCGACACCATGGACCACGGCACCGCCGCCGAGAACACCTTCCTCGACCCGATCCCCGACCTCGGCGCGCCGTACGTCTGGGTCCGCGGCAACCACGACTCGCCCGCCACCCAGCGCTACCTCCAGGGCCTCAAGAACGTGCACGTCCTCGACGAGGGCCGCGCGGTCACCGTGGCGGGACTGCGGGTGGCGGGCACGGGCGACCCCCAGTTCACCCCCGACCGCTCGGTCGTCGCCCAGGGCGACCCGGCCGAACGCATGGCCGGAATCCGCCTCGCCTCCGCCCTGCACGACCAGCGCCGCGCGGGCACCCCCGTCGACATCGCCGTCGCCCACAACCCGGTCGCCGCCCGTGAGACCGACGGCGCGGTCCCCCTCGCCCTGGCCGGCCACGTCCACCACCGCGAGACCGAGCTCCTCCCGCTCGGCACCCGCCTCAAGATCGAGGGCTCCACGGGCGGCGGCGGCCTGCGCGCGGTCCAGAACGACGAGCCGGAGAAGGTCCGCGCCTCCGTCCTCTACCTGGACCGCACCACGCGCACGCTCCAGGCGTGGGACGAGATCACCCTGGGCGGCCTGGGCCTCACGACAGCCGAGGTCAGCCGCCATCTGGCCACCGAACCAGCCCCCGACTCACCGCCCCCGACCCCCCGGCCCTCACCCGCCCCGTAA